A genome region from Nocardioides cynanchi includes the following:
- the purE gene encoding 5-(carboxyamino)imidazole ribonucleotide mutase, whose amino-acid sequence MSEAARVGIVMGSDSDWPVMEAAAEALKEFDVAYEADVVSAHRMPDEMLGYGRGAAERGLSVIIAGAGGAAHLPGMLAAVTPLPVIGVPVPLKHLDGMDSLLSIVQMPAGVPVATVGVGNARNAGLLAVRILAASDADLRQRMLDFQADLRTTAQEKGKKVRSSAGARKLGF is encoded by the coding sequence ATGAGTGAAGCAGCCCGCGTCGGGATCGTGATGGGTTCGGACTCCGACTGGCCGGTGATGGAGGCCGCGGCCGAGGCGCTCAAGGAGTTCGACGTCGCCTACGAGGCCGACGTGGTCTCGGCCCACCGGATGCCCGACGAGATGCTCGGCTACGGCCGCGGGGCGGCCGAGCGCGGGCTGTCGGTGATCATCGCCGGCGCCGGCGGGGCCGCTCACCTGCCCGGGATGCTCGCCGCGGTCACCCCACTCCCGGTGATCGGCGTACCCGTGCCGCTCAAGCACCTCGACGGGATGGACTCGCTGCTCTCGATCGTGCAGATGCCGGCCGGTGTACCGGTGGCCACCGTCGGGGTCGGCAACGCCCGCAACGCGGGGCTGCTGGCCGTGCGGATCCTGGCCGCCTCCGACGCCGACCTGCGGCAGCGGATGCTCGACTTCCAGGCCGACCTGCGCACCACCGCGCAGGAGAAGGGCAAGAAGGTCCGCTCGTCGGCGGGGGCGCGCAAGCTCGGCTTCTGA
- a CDS encoding 5-(carboxyamino)imidazole ribonucleotide synthase produces the protein MSPGSESAPTIAVIGGGQLARMMAEPAAALGIPLRLLAEAPGVSASQVIPDHLVGDYTDLATLHRVVSGCRVVTFDHEHVPTDHLHALAADGVAVRPGPEALVHAQDKLVMRAAVDRLGIPQPRHREVADVADVADFGFPCVLKTARGGYDGKGVWFVGTPDECGPAFEVAARTGVRILAEERVDFDRELSALVARSPSGQAAAYPVVQSTQRDGICAEVVAPAPGLDPAHAAQAQELALRIARDLDVTGILAVELFETADGVLVNELAMRPHNTGHWTQDGAVTSQFENHLRAVLDLPLGSPLARAPWTVMVNILGGPADSGGRLYDGYPHALARDPRLRVHLYGKEPRPGRKVGHVNAYGDDLQDCLERARHAAAWFAGDLGDESE, from the coding sequence GTGAGCCCCGGGTCCGAGAGTGCGCCCACGATCGCCGTCATCGGAGGCGGTCAGCTGGCCCGGATGATGGCCGAGCCCGCCGCCGCCCTGGGCATCCCGCTGCGGCTCCTGGCCGAGGCGCCCGGAGTCTCCGCGAGCCAGGTGATCCCCGACCACCTGGTGGGCGACTACACCGACCTGGCCACCCTGCATCGCGTCGTCTCCGGCTGCCGGGTGGTCACCTTCGACCACGAGCACGTCCCGACCGACCACCTGCACGCCCTCGCCGCCGACGGGGTCGCCGTACGTCCCGGGCCGGAGGCGTTGGTCCACGCTCAGGACAAGCTGGTGATGCGCGCCGCCGTCGACCGGCTCGGCATCCCGCAGCCCCGGCACCGGGAGGTCGCCGACGTCGCCGACGTCGCCGACTTCGGCTTCCCGTGCGTGCTCAAGACCGCACGCGGCGGCTACGACGGCAAGGGCGTCTGGTTCGTCGGTACGCCGGACGAGTGCGGGCCGGCGTTCGAGGTCGCGGCCCGGACCGGGGTGCGGATCCTCGCGGAGGAGCGGGTGGACTTCGACCGCGAGCTCTCGGCCCTGGTGGCCCGCAGCCCCAGCGGCCAGGCGGCGGCGTACCCCGTGGTGCAGTCGACCCAGCGGGACGGGATCTGTGCCGAGGTGGTGGCTCCGGCCCCCGGCCTGGACCCTGCCCACGCCGCGCAGGCCCAGGAGCTCGCGCTGCGGATCGCCCGCGACCTCGACGTGACCGGGATCCTGGCCGTCGAGCTGTTCGAGACCGCCGACGGCGTCCTGGTCAACGAGCTGGCGATGCGACCGCACAACACCGGTCACTGGACCCAGGACGGCGCGGTCACCTCGCAGTTCGAGAACCACCTGCGTGCCGTCCTCGACCTGCCGCTGGGCTCACCCCTGGCGCGCGCCCCCTGGACGGTGATGGTCAACATCCTCGGCGGCCCTGCCGACTCCGGGGGCCGTCTGTACGACGGCTACCCGCACGCCCTGGCCCGCGACCCGAGGCTGCGCGTGCACCTGTACGGCAAGGAGCCGCGTCCGGGCCGCAAGGTCGGGCACGTGAACGCCTACGGCGACGACCTGCAAGATTGTCTGGAGCGCGCCCGCCACGCGGCGGCGTGGTTCGCCGGAGACCTGGGGGATGAGAGCGAATGA
- a CDS encoding winged helix-turn-helix domain-containing protein, with translation MLKVQDVTVDPVTRRVWRDDREIVFSRKEFDLLHYLMAHAGEVVSRDDLMLTVWNTTFWTSSKTIDVHLGWVRRKLGDDPSQPTLITTVRGAGLRFESDAPAYSATMPAQAAAV, from the coding sequence GTGCTCAAGGTCCAGGACGTCACCGTCGACCCCGTTACCAGGCGGGTCTGGCGCGATGATCGCGAGATCGTGTTCTCGCGCAAGGAGTTCGACCTGCTCCACTACCTGATGGCGCACGCAGGTGAGGTCGTCTCGCGCGACGACCTGATGCTGACCGTCTGGAACACCACCTTCTGGACCTCGTCGAAGACCATCGACGTCCACCTCGGGTGGGTCCGCCGCAAGCTCGGCGACGACCCGAGCCAGCCGACCCTGATCACCACGGTGCGTGGCGCCGGGCTCCGCTTCGAGTCGGACGCACCCGCGTACAGCGCCACCATGCCCGCGCAGGCGGCCGCAGTCTGA